Proteins co-encoded in one Cupriavidus metallidurans CH34 genomic window:
- a CDS encoding CDP-diacylglycerol diphosphatase, producing the protein MKRLLLWCLALIASGQACADAGLLERMVGGFSRDSLWKNVQERCLTPATPTHSDCVIVDRQRGFVLYKDMIGASHYLVIPVRPVSGVDDARVWSDREHNAWAFGWAARDIVGKAIGRALPDTLLGLAINARAARSQDQLHIHLDCISESARDFLASGAFDRQWRSLTFRGKPVRVRLIPSDDPVLAVDPFDVVREDLGADGKIADRGVFLGYVRPLQGQAGFVVVDEPVDKAGGANGHASDFLDRGCKLGRAQPGR; encoded by the coding sequence GTGAAACGCCTGCTGCTGTGGTGTCTGGCGCTGATTGCGTCGGGGCAGGCTTGTGCCGACGCTGGCCTGCTCGAACGCATGGTCGGCGGATTTTCGCGCGACAGCCTCTGGAAGAACGTCCAGGAGCGCTGCCTGACACCGGCTACTCCCACACATTCCGATTGCGTCATCGTTGATCGCCAGCGGGGCTTTGTCCTCTACAAGGACATGATTGGCGCCTCGCATTACCTTGTCATTCCCGTGCGGCCGGTCAGCGGCGTCGACGACGCGCGTGTCTGGTCCGATCGCGAGCACAATGCCTGGGCCTTTGGCTGGGCCGCGCGCGACATCGTGGGCAAGGCCATTGGCCGCGCGCTGCCGGACACCCTCCTGGGGCTGGCCATCAACGCGAGGGCGGCGCGCAGCCAGGATCAGCTTCACATCCATCTGGACTGCATCAGCGAAAGCGCGCGCGACTTCCTTGCCAGCGGCGCGTTCGACAGGCAGTGGCGCAGCCTGACGTTTCGCGGCAAGCCAGTGCGCGTCAGGCTGATTCCCTCGGACGATCCGGTTCTTGCGGTGGATCCGTTCGACGTGGTACGCGAGGACCTCGGCGCCGACGGCAAGATCGCCGACCGGGGCGTATTCCTGGGCTATGTTCGTCCCTTGCAGGGCCAGGCCGGCTTCGTCGTGGTCGATGAACCCGTCGACAAGGCGGGCGGCGCAAACGGCCATGCCAGCGATTTCCTGGATCGCGGCTGCAAGCTAGGCCGGGCGCAGCCAGGCCGGTAG
- the cyoA gene encoding ubiquinol oxidase subunit II, producing MPRFDAAVTPIRVTGRLLLRFTAIALLASLAGCNAVLLSPSGDMAMRQRDLIIIATCLMLLIIVPVIFLTLLFAWRYRESAPDSPYNPEWDHSTVLELAIWAAPLLIIIALGAVTWVSTHQLDPYRPLTRLDEGRPVPTEVKPLTVEVVALDWKWLFLYPEQGIATVNELAAPVDRPIAFRITATSVMNAFFVPSLAGMVYAMPGMETKLHAVINKPGIYDGFSSNYSGAGFSHMRFKFHGMSSEDFDRWIAQAKSSGSTLSKDAYLKLAQPSEREPVQRYASVAPELYDQILNRCVDGGACMADTMALDRSRGKFDPSGEICTASNTPVDSPLFAPDVVLNDGRRLLR from the coding sequence ATGCCACGCTTCGATGCAGCAGTGACACCCATCAGGGTGACGGGAAGGTTGCTTTTGCGTTTTACCGCAATCGCGCTATTGGCGAGTCTGGCCGGGTGCAACGCTGTGCTGCTTTCGCCATCCGGCGATATGGCCATGCGCCAGCGTGACCTGATCATCATCGCCACATGTCTGATGCTGCTGATCATCGTCCCGGTGATCTTCCTCACGTTGCTGTTCGCGTGGCGATACCGCGAGAGCGCCCCCGATTCCCCGTACAACCCCGAGTGGGACCACTCCACGGTGCTCGAACTGGCGATCTGGGCCGCACCGCTGCTGATCATCATCGCGCTCGGCGCGGTGACGTGGGTCAGCACCCATCAGCTCGATCCCTACCGGCCACTGACACGACTCGACGAAGGCCGCCCCGTTCCCACCGAGGTGAAACCGCTCACGGTGGAAGTCGTGGCGCTGGACTGGAAGTGGCTGTTCCTGTATCCCGAACAAGGCATTGCCACGGTGAACGAACTGGCCGCGCCGGTCGATCGCCCGATCGCCTTCCGGATCACCGCCACCTCGGTGATGAACGCCTTCTTCGTGCCTTCGCTGGCCGGCATGGTCTACGCCATGCCTGGCATGGAAACCAAGCTCCATGCGGTGATCAACAAACCCGGCATCTATGACGGCTTCTCGTCCAACTACAGTGGCGCGGGCTTCTCGCATATGCGGTTCAAGTTCCACGGCATGTCGAGCGAGGACTTCGATCGCTGGATCGCGCAGGCCAAATCATCGGGAAGCACCCTGTCGAAGGACGCCTACCTGAAGCTGGCCCAGCCCAGCGAACGTGAGCCGGTGCAACGCTATGCCAGCGTGGCGCCCGAACTCTACGACCAGATCCTGAACCGTTGCGTGGATGGCGGCGCCTGCATGGCCGACACCATGGCGCTCGATCGCAGCCGCGGCAAGTTCGACCCGTCCGGCGAAATCTGCACGGCAAGCAACACACCGGTCGATTCGCCGCTGTTTGCGCCGGACGTCGTGCTCAACGACGGTAGACGACTGCTGCGGTGA
- a CDS encoding MFS transporter, which translates to MNTTFQQESTAAAAETNTSRGIALLTFAFILSQFYRSCLAVIAPELQHDFGLSPAGFGALSSCFFLAFAVAQIPVGIAFDRYGVGRPTAVLLGVGAVSAIGFVVAPNAGMAMLVQMGLGLACAPVFMGLLHYASEQLSERQYMRVGSRSNALGMIGALCATAPLGWASQHVGWRPAMALAAVCMVVACYGVWRFVRDDGHEQARQAPMSAMLVESGKLLGYWPLWTLIPLCVAMSAGTGFRNAWSGPYLADVFGLQAGTRGMALMLLSLAGFLTAFALPVLVRRSSLKAAIGIWGCLATAGGIALTIWPDAGVASGVGMMALLSTIGMLHPLVMAQGRALIPAPARGRGLGLLNTFVFLGSALTSWGFGLIANVGHLRDWPVAHTYSAIFLSAVVVVALSLVPYYFSPISAPAPRR; encoded by the coding sequence GTGAATACGACTTTCCAACAGGAAAGCACCGCCGCAGCCGCGGAGACAAACACGTCGCGAGGCATCGCCCTGTTGACGTTCGCATTCATCCTGAGTCAGTTCTATCGAAGCTGCCTCGCCGTTATCGCGCCCGAACTGCAGCATGACTTCGGACTGTCCCCGGCGGGATTCGGCGCGCTATCTTCCTGCTTCTTCCTCGCTTTCGCCGTCGCGCAGATCCCTGTAGGCATCGCCTTCGACCGCTACGGCGTAGGCCGCCCCACGGCCGTCCTGCTCGGTGTCGGCGCCGTGTCGGCAATCGGTTTCGTGGTCGCGCCCAATGCCGGCATGGCCATGCTGGTGCAGATGGGTCTTGGGCTGGCCTGCGCGCCGGTGTTCATGGGCCTGCTGCACTATGCGTCGGAACAGCTTTCGGAGCGGCAGTACATGCGTGTGGGCAGCCGCTCGAATGCGCTGGGCATGATCGGGGCACTTTGCGCCACGGCCCCGCTTGGCTGGGCTTCGCAGCACGTCGGCTGGCGCCCCGCCATGGCGCTCGCGGCGGTCTGCATGGTGGTCGCTTGCTACGGCGTATGGCGTTTTGTTCGCGATGACGGTCACGAGCAGGCGCGTCAGGCGCCCATGAGCGCGATGCTGGTCGAGAGCGGCAAGCTGCTCGGATACTGGCCGCTATGGACGCTGATCCCGCTATGCGTGGCGATGTCCGCCGGCACCGGTTTCCGCAATGCATGGAGCGGTCCATATCTGGCCGACGTGTTCGGCCTCCAGGCCGGCACGCGCGGGATGGCGCTGATGTTGCTGAGCCTGGCCGGCTTTCTCACCGCGTTTGCGTTGCCGGTGCTTGTCCGGCGCAGTTCGCTCAAGGCGGCGATTGGCATATGGGGATGCCTGGCAACCGCCGGCGGTATCGCGCTGACGATCTGGCCCGATGCAGGGGTGGCCAGCGGCGTTGGCATGATGGCGCTGCTGTCGACGATCGGCATGCTTCATCCGCTGGTGATGGCGCAAGGGCGTGCGTTGATTCCCGCGCCTGCGCGTGGCCGGGGTCTCGGCCTGCTCAACACGTTCGTGTTCCTGGGCTCGGCGCTTACGTCGTGGGGATTCGGCCTGATTGCCAACGTCGGTCATCTGCGCGACTGGCCTGTCGCCCATACCTACTCGGCGATCTTTCTCTCCGCCGTGGTGGTGGTGGCGCTTTCACTGGTGCCGTACTACTTCAGCCCCATTTCGGCGCCTGCGCCGCGACGTTGA
- the cyoB gene encoding cytochrome o ubiquinol oxidase subunit I has product MPERSELANLIFGRLSWEAIPYHEPILIATFAAVAIGGLALVALLTYFRAWGYLWREWFTSIDHKKIGIMYIVLGIVMLLRGFADAVMMRMQQAVAFGDNAGFLPPHHYDQIFTAHGVIMIFFVAMPLVTGLMNFVMPLQIGARDVAFPFLNNFSFWMTTGGAILVMMSLFVGEFARTGWLAYPPLSGILHSPDVGVDYYIWALQIAGVGTLLSGINLLVTIVKMRAPGMTLMRMPIFTWTSLCTNVLIIAAFPVLTAALALLALDRYAGTNFFTADQGGSAMMYVNLIWIWGHPEVYILVLPVFGVFSEVVATFARKRLFGYASMVYATVVITVLSYLVWLHHFFTMGSGASVNSFFGITTMIISIPTGAKIFNWLFTMYHGKIRFEPPMLWTVGFMVTFVIGGMTGVLLAVPPADFSLHNSLFLIAHFHNVIIGGVLFGLMAGITYWFPKAFGYRLVSSWGKASFWFWFVGFYFAFMPLYWLGLLGVTRRMNHFDDPSLQIWFQIAAFGALLIAIGIACFLIQLVVSFMRREELRDTTGDPWGGRTLEWSTSSPPPQYNFAFTPVVHDTDAWWHMKHNGFQRPQQGFIPIHMPKGTAAGIVLAGLSTICGFALIWHIWWLVIASFAATIIAAIIHTFNYKRDYYISAEQVVRTEAARTQLMAGHG; this is encoded by the coding sequence ATGCCCGAGCGCTCCGAACTCGCCAACCTGATTTTCGGCCGACTGTCATGGGAGGCCATTCCCTACCATGAGCCGATCCTGATCGCCACCTTCGCCGCCGTGGCGATAGGCGGACTGGCACTGGTGGCGCTGCTGACGTACTTCCGCGCGTGGGGCTATCTCTGGCGAGAGTGGTTCACCAGCATCGACCACAAGAAGATCGGCATCATGTACATCGTGCTGGGCATCGTGATGCTGCTGCGTGGCTTTGCCGATGCGGTCATGATGCGGATGCAGCAGGCCGTCGCGTTCGGCGACAACGCCGGGTTTCTGCCACCTCACCACTACGACCAGATCTTCACCGCGCACGGCGTGATCATGATCTTCTTCGTGGCCATGCCGCTGGTCACCGGGCTGATGAACTTTGTCATGCCGTTGCAGATCGGCGCGCGCGACGTGGCATTCCCGTTCCTCAACAACTTCAGCTTCTGGATGACCACGGGCGGCGCGATTCTGGTCATGATGTCGCTGTTCGTAGGCGAATTCGCGCGCACCGGCTGGCTGGCCTATCCTCCGCTTTCGGGCATCCTCCACAGTCCCGACGTTGGCGTGGATTACTACATATGGGCGCTACAGATAGCGGGGGTGGGGACGCTGTTATCAGGGATCAACCTGCTGGTCACCATCGTCAAGATGCGCGCCCCTGGCATGACGCTAATGCGGATGCCGATCTTCACGTGGACGTCGCTGTGCACGAACGTGCTGATCATCGCCGCCTTCCCGGTACTGACCGCCGCGCTGGCGCTGCTGGCGCTGGATCGCTACGCCGGCACGAACTTCTTCACAGCCGACCAGGGCGGCAGCGCGATGATGTACGTGAACCTGATCTGGATCTGGGGTCACCCCGAGGTCTACATCCTGGTATTGCCGGTGTTCGGTGTGTTCTCGGAAGTGGTGGCCACGTTCGCGCGCAAGCGCCTGTTCGGCTACGCGTCGATGGTCTATGCGACGGTGGTGATCACCGTGCTCTCCTACCTGGTCTGGCTGCACCACTTCTTCACGATGGGCTCCGGCGCCAGCGTCAATTCGTTCTTCGGGATCACGACGATGATCATCTCGATCCCGACCGGCGCCAAGATCTTCAACTGGCTGTTCACGATGTACCACGGCAAGATCCGCTTCGAGCCACCGATGCTGTGGACGGTCGGCTTTATGGTCACGTTCGTGATCGGCGGCATGACCGGCGTGCTGCTGGCAGTGCCTCCGGCGGACTTCTCGCTACACAACAGCCTGTTCCTGATCGCCCACTTCCATAACGTAATCATCGGCGGCGTGCTGTTCGGGCTGATGGCCGGCATCACGTACTGGTTCCCCAAGGCATTCGGCTATCGCCTGGTGTCGTCGTGGGGCAAGGCGTCGTTCTGGTTCTGGTTCGTCGGCTTCTACTTCGCGTTCATGCCGCTGTACTGGCTCGGCCTGCTCGGCGTGACCCGCCGCATGAACCATTTTGACGATCCGTCGCTGCAGATCTGGTTCCAGATCGCCGCGTTCGGCGCGTTGCTGATCGCCATCGGCATCGCCTGCTTCCTGATCCAGCTCGTGGTGAGCTTCATGCGCCGCGAGGAACTCCGCGACACCACCGGCGACCCCTGGGGCGGCCGCACGCTCGAATGGTCGACCTCGTCGCCGCCGCCGCAGTACAACTTCGCATTCACGCCGGTCGTGCACGACACCGATGCCTGGTGGCACATGAAACACAACGGCTTCCAGCGGCCGCAGCAAGGCTTCATCCCGATCCACATGCCGAAGGGCACGGCGGCCGGCATCGTACTGGCCGGGCTCTCCACGATATGCGGCTTCGCGTTGATCTGGCACATCTGGTGGTTGGTCATCGCGTCGTTCGCGGCCACGATCATTGCAGCGATCATCCATACCTTCAACTACAAGCGCGACTACTACATTTCGGCAGAGCAGGTGGTCCGGACTGAAGCGGCGCGCACCCAACTGATGGCCGGCCATGGTTGA
- a CDS encoding Bug family tripartite tricarboxylate transporter substrate binding protein, protein MNNLSIQRRQFLTSLVGAAAVSSLPRWAYAQAAYPNKPVRVIVPFAAGGTTDVVARLIMQKVGELMKASFVIENKGGANGIIGTGEVARAAADGYTLLFNTAGAQTLSPVIYKAPYEAASSFAPVARVCDVGFIVIVRKDLPVKNMADLIALARKADKPLAASSGSSMINLITEQFKRVVDAPNVTNVQYKGTSLQMQAVASGEVDFSFDSFAAVELIKAGRVKALAVILPQRAGSFPDVPTFKELGIKDMEFNSWAGLLAPKGTPKEIVTALAQNVEKAKQMPDVVAKLKQYDYVMANSTPEAFGKEIQAETDRWKQVVKETNFKIES, encoded by the coding sequence ATGAACAATCTCAGTATCCAACGTCGCCAATTCCTGACGAGCCTGGTGGGAGCTGCCGCTGTAAGTAGCCTGCCGCGATGGGCTTACGCGCAAGCGGCATACCCGAATAAACCAGTGCGCGTGATTGTGCCCTTTGCAGCGGGGGGCACGACCGATGTGGTCGCTCGCCTCATCATGCAAAAGGTGGGGGAGCTGATGAAGGCTTCGTTCGTGATCGAGAACAAGGGCGGTGCCAACGGCATCATCGGTACGGGCGAGGTGGCCCGTGCGGCGGCGGATGGCTATACGCTGTTGTTCAACACCGCTGGCGCCCAAACGCTAAGCCCCGTGATCTACAAGGCCCCATATGAGGCAGCGTCCAGCTTTGCGCCGGTGGCGCGGGTGTGCGATGTTGGCTTTATCGTCATCGTGCGCAAGGATCTGCCGGTCAAGAACATGGCTGACTTGATCGCTTTGGCCCGGAAAGCGGACAAGCCGCTCGCGGCCTCGTCCGGCAGCAGCATGATCAACCTGATCACCGAGCAGTTCAAGCGCGTGGTCGATGCACCGAACGTCACCAATGTGCAATACAAAGGCACAAGCCTGCAAATGCAGGCCGTGGCTTCGGGGGAAGTCGATTTTTCGTTCGACTCCTTTGCCGCAGTGGAATTGATCAAGGCGGGTCGCGTCAAGGCGCTGGCGGTTATTCTGCCGCAGCGCGCCGGGTCTTTTCCAGACGTACCTACGTTCAAGGAACTGGGTATCAAGGACATGGAGTTCAATTCCTGGGCAGGGCTGCTGGCACCCAAGGGGACGCCCAAGGAGATCGTCACCGCGCTGGCGCAGAACGTCGAAAAAGCAAAACAGATGCCGGACGTGGTCGCCAAGCTCAAGCAGTATGACTATGTCATGGCCAACAGCACGCCGGAAGCCTTTGGCAAGGAGATCCAGGCGGAAACCGATCGCTGGAAGCAAGTGGTGAAGGAAACCAACTTCAAGATCGAAAGCTGA
- the cyoC gene encoding cytochrome o ubiquinol oxidase subunit III — MVDTTLPLHAHGTADADQAPPGGYQFYLTEEVHPQNGTLLGFWLYLMSDCLIFACLFAAYGVLGREYAGGPSGAELFELPLVALNTSFLLISSITYGFAMLQMQQNRVASTQIWLAITGVFGAAFLTVELYEFAHLIHEGAGPQRSAFLTSFFSLVGTHGLHVTFGIIWLIVLMTQVARHGLITANKRRLMCLSMFWHFLDVVWIGVFTFVYLMGSLP; from the coding sequence ATGGTTGACACGACCCTACCCCTGCACGCGCACGGCACGGCCGATGCGGACCAAGCGCCCCCCGGCGGCTATCAGTTCTACCTGACCGAGGAGGTACATCCTCAGAACGGCACGCTGCTCGGGTTCTGGCTCTACCTGATGAGCGACTGCCTGATATTCGCGTGCCTGTTCGCCGCCTACGGGGTGCTGGGGCGCGAGTACGCGGGGGGACCGAGCGGCGCCGAGCTGTTCGAGCTACCACTGGTGGCGCTGAACACCTCGTTCCTGCTGATATCGTCGATCACGTATGGCTTCGCCATGCTGCAGATGCAGCAGAACCGCGTCGCCAGCACGCAGATCTGGCTGGCCATCACCGGCGTGTTCGGCGCGGCGTTCCTTACGGTGGAACTCTACGAGTTCGCGCACCTGATCCATGAGGGAGCCGGCCCGCAACGCAGCGCGTTCCTGACATCGTTCTTTTCGCTGGTGGGCACGCACGGGCTGCACGTGACGTTCGGCATCATCTGGCTGATCGTCCTGATGACGCAGGTGGCGCGGCACGGACTGATCACGGCGAACAAGCGCAGGCTGATGTGCCTGTCGATGTTCTGGCACTTTCTCGACGTCGTGTGGATCGGCGTCTTTACCTTTGTCTACCTGATGGGGTCGCTGCCATGA
- a CDS encoding methyl-accepting chemotaxis protein: MKNLGIGVRLGIGFGVVLLLSTFMTVLGVVRLEDVAGRTHAMMQQPLAKERIVSDWYRLMYASVRRTTAITRSSDPSLGQFFAAETKTSAETIAAMRDKIKPMLTSDAEKAAFERILVVRNPYNESRDKIAKLKQDGQAEDAIKVLETEFVPAGDAYLVEIQKLLDIQRTSIDATAEEINRIYESARNGLIALGVIALAIGVAFAWWLTIGITRPLHRAVGFARTVAAGDLTGRIDVDSRDETGQLLAALREMNENILGIVKEVRKGTEAIATGTSQIAAGNTDLSQRTEEQASSLQETASSMEELTSIVRQNADSAKQASGLAVNASDVATQGGEVVGQVVHTMDEINAASRKVVEIISVIEGIAFQTNILALNAAVEAARAGEQGRGFAVVAGEVRSLAQRSATAAKEIKSLIGDSADRVERGSQLVAQAGQTMEEIVSAVKRVTDIMGEISAASVEQSAGIEQVNQAVTQMDTVTQQNAALVEQAAAAAGSLEEQAQRLKEAVATFRLAA; this comes from the coding sequence ATGAAGAATCTTGGTATTGGTGTACGCCTTGGCATCGGCTTCGGCGTGGTCTTGCTGTTGTCCACATTCATGACGGTTCTGGGCGTGGTGCGTCTGGAAGATGTCGCGGGCCGCACGCACGCGATGATGCAGCAGCCGCTCGCCAAGGAGCGCATCGTCAGCGACTGGTATCGCCTGATGTACGCCAGCGTGCGCCGTACCACGGCCATCACGCGCAGCAGCGACCCCTCGCTTGGCCAGTTCTTCGCCGCCGAGACCAAAACCTCGGCCGAAACGATTGCCGCGATGCGCGACAAGATAAAGCCGATGCTGACGTCCGACGCGGAAAAGGCGGCCTTCGAGCGAATTCTGGTCGTACGCAATCCCTACAACGAGTCGCGCGACAAGATCGCCAAGCTAAAGCAGGACGGACAGGCCGAGGATGCCATCAAGGTGCTGGAGACCGAGTTCGTACCGGCCGGTGACGCCTACCTGGTTGAGATCCAGAAGCTGTTGGACATCCAGCGCACGTCCATCGACGCCACGGCCGAGGAGATCAACCGGATCTACGAGAGCGCGCGCAATGGGTTGATTGCGCTTGGCGTGATTGCGTTGGCAATTGGTGTGGCATTCGCATGGTGGCTGACCATCGGCATCACGCGCCCGTTGCATCGTGCCGTTGGCTTTGCCCGGACCGTGGCCGCTGGCGACCTGACCGGCCGCATCGACGTGGATAGCCGTGACGAAACCGGCCAGCTCCTGGCGGCGTTGCGCGAGATGAATGAGAACATCCTTGGCATCGTCAAGGAAGTGCGCAAAGGCACCGAGGCGATTGCCACCGGCACGAGCCAGATTGCCGCCGGCAATACCGACCTTTCGCAACGGACGGAAGAGCAGGCGTCGTCGCTGCAGGAGACCGCGTCGAGCATGGAAGAACTGACCAGCATCGTGCGCCAGAACGCTGACAGCGCGAAGCAGGCCAGCGGTCTGGCGGTCAATGCCTCCGACGTGGCCACGCAGGGCGGCGAGGTCGTGGGCCAGGTGGTGCACACGATGGACGAGATCAATGCCGCCTCACGCAAGGTGGTCGAGATCATCTCGGTGATTGAAGGCATCGCGTTCCAGACCAACATCCTGGCGCTGAACGCGGCAGTTGAAGCCGCGCGCGCCGGGGAACAGGGCCGGGGCTTTGCCGTGGTGGCGGGCGAGGTGCGTAGCCTCGCGCAGCGCAGCGCGACGGCGGCAAAGGAGATCAAGTCATTGATCGGAGATTCGGCCGATCGCGTCGAACGTGGCTCGCAACTGGTGGCGCAGGCTGGCCAGACGATGGAAGAGATCGTCAGCGCGGTGAAGCGCGTGACCGACATCATGGGCGAAATCAGCGCGGCGTCGGTCGAGCAGAGCGCCGGCATCGAGCAGGTCAATCAGGCCGTGACGCAGATGGACACCGTCACGCAGCAGAACGCGGCGCTGGTGGAACAGGCTGCGGCGGCCGCGGGCTCGCTCGAAGAGCAGGCCCAGCGGCTCAAGGAAGCGGTGGCGACGTTCCGCCTGGCCGCCTGA
- a CDS encoding MFS transporter: MASLSHQHRASPTAPPAPGHHDVAPAEIATGVVIGRASEYFDFFTYGIASVLVFPSVYFPFASELAGLLYSFAIFSFAFVGRPFGTTLFMRIQRRWGRGIKLTASLFLLGTATVGIAFLPSYASIGSSAIYLLALFRFLQGIAFGGSWDGLPSLLALNAPENKRGWYAMVGQLGAPTGFIVAGALFLFLRSSLTPEEFIDWGWRYPFYVAFAINVVALFARLRLVVTHEYTRLLEEDELEPISTLQMVNAQGFNIFLGAFAALASYALFHLVTVFPLSWVSLHKTQNITDVLAVQIVGAVIAFIGTLISGWLADRIGRRTTLATMAVLIGIFSLFSPWLLDGGATGQNLFILIGFGLLGLSYGQAAGVVTSNFETRYRYTGAALTTDFAWLFGAAFAPLVALGLSSLFGLVAVSLYLLSGVVGTLVALRINRALGTPDD; encoded by the coding sequence ATGGCCAGTCTGTCCCACCAGCATCGCGCGTCGCCCACTGCACCTCCGGCTCCCGGTCATCATGACGTGGCGCCAGCCGAGATCGCTACAGGCGTGGTGATCGGGCGCGCCTCCGAGTACTTCGACTTCTTCACGTATGGCATCGCCTCGGTGCTCGTCTTCCCATCGGTCTACTTCCCGTTTGCGAGCGAGCTGGCCGGTCTGCTCTACAGCTTCGCGATCTTCTCCTTCGCATTCGTCGGACGGCCGTTCGGGACGACACTGTTCATGCGAATCCAGCGACGCTGGGGCCGCGGCATCAAGCTGACGGCCTCGCTGTTCCTGCTCGGCACCGCCACGGTGGGTATCGCGTTCCTGCCGTCATATGCGTCGATCGGCAGTTCGGCCATCTACCTGCTGGCGCTGTTCCGCTTCCTGCAGGGCATTGCGTTTGGCGGTTCGTGGGATGGCCTGCCGTCGCTGCTGGCGCTCAATGCGCCGGAAAACAAGCGCGGGTGGTACGCGATGGTGGGGCAGCTTGGCGCGCCGACTGGCTTCATCGTGGCGGGTGCGTTGTTCCTGTTCCTGCGCTCGAGCCTGACGCCGGAAGAGTTCATCGATTGGGGGTGGCGTTATCCGTTCTATGTGGCCTTCGCCATCAACGTGGTGGCGCTGTTCGCGCGGCTGCGCCTGGTGGTCACGCATGAATACACCCGACTGCTCGAGGAGGATGAACTCGAGCCAATCAGCACGCTGCAGATGGTCAATGCGCAGGGCTTCAACATCTTCCTCGGCGCCTTCGCGGCACTGGCCAGCTATGCGCTGTTCCACCTCGTCACCGTGTTTCCGCTGTCATGGGTGAGCCTGCACAAGACGCAGAACATCACAGACGTGCTCGCGGTCCAGATCGTGGGTGCGGTCATTGCGTTCATCGGCACGTTGATCTCAGGCTGGCTTGCCGACCGCATCGGCCGGCGTACCACGCTGGCGACAATGGCCGTCTTGATTGGCATCTTTAGCCTGTTCAGTCCGTGGCTGCTCGATGGCGGCGCGACCGGCCAGAACCTGTTCATCCTGATCGGCTTCGGCCTGCTGGGTTTGTCGTACGGGCAGGCGGCTGGCGTGGTGACGTCGAACTTCGAGACCCGCTATCGCTATACGGGCGCCGCGCTGACGACCGATTTCGCGTGGCTGTTCGGCGCCGCATTTGCGCCACTGGTAGCGCTGGGACTGTCGTCGCTGTTCGGTCTGGTCGCGGTTAGTCTGTATCTGCTGTCTGGGGTGGTGGGAACGCTGGTGGCGCTGCGGATCAACCGTGCGCTGGGGACCCCCGACGATTGA
- the cyoD gene encoding cytochrome o ubiquinol oxidase subunit IV yields the protein MSAQDHAMDGHGHGHEHEEEVGPHATLGGYLTGFVLSVFLTAVPFWLVMGKVFEKSSTTAIAILLIGAVQIVVHMIYFLHMNAKSEGGWNMLSLMFTLTLVVITLTGSLWVMFHLNSNMMPQMRHTQQAAESGGTIVPPRTK from the coding sequence ATGAGCGCGCAAGACCACGCGATGGACGGCCACGGGCATGGCCATGAGCACGAAGAGGAAGTGGGGCCGCACGCCACGCTGGGTGGCTATCTGACGGGCTTCGTGCTGTCGGTGTTCCTGACAGCGGTGCCGTTCTGGCTGGTGATGGGCAAGGTGTTCGAAAAGTCGTCCACCACCGCCATCGCCATCCTGCTGATCGGCGCGGTGCAAATCGTGGTGCACATGATCTACTTCCTGCACATGAACGCCAAGTCGGAAGGCGGCTGGAACATGCTTTCCCTGATGTTCACGCTGACACTGGTCGTGATCACGCTGACCGGATCGCTATGGGTGATGTTCCACCTGAACAGCAACATGATGCCGCAGATGCGGCACACGCAGCAGGCGGCGGAATCGGGTGGCACGATCGTGCCACCCAGAACCAAATAG